The proteins below come from a single Aegilops tauschii subsp. strangulata cultivar AL8/78 chromosome 6, Aet v6.0, whole genome shotgun sequence genomic window:
- the LOC109776859 gene encoding alpha-1,3-arabinosyltransferase XAT3, which produces MSCAPVRVNAGFAAGVLFALLVCFILQQEVAISGLSVATTAAVAQWITLKQLSRDPAAMQVIKAPGESETLVASDVQRTPDIEPIQGSDNGKVVCNTEGRSRDWSETCEVDGDVRTNGTALSVTLVPANRSSERREWMISPYPRGGQSLRSVTVTQLQDRSAAPPCTVTHTMPAVLFGIGGYVGNYWHDYTDMLVPLFVASRRYHGEVTFLVSNIQHLPRWLVKYKALLHGLSKYEVVDMDRDAYVRCFPRVTVGLHLDKELTIVPEKVPGGPLTMADFTRFVRETYALPRGAPTREPGKKPRLLLIHRGDFRRFLNEQEILQAAEVAGFEAALSEPRVNGSEVEQARLVNSFDVVLGMHGAGLTNAVHLPPGGVLIQVVPYGKMEYLARAEFSEGATDMGLKYLDYSMSAEESSLMEKLGPEHPAIKDPESIHRSGWENMFELYLKQNARINTTRFAPTLVQAFDHLRQQ; this is translated from the exons ATGAGCTGTGCGCCGGTCCGTGTCAACGCCGGCTTCGCCGCCGGCGTCCTCTTCGCGCTCCTCGTCTGTTTCATCCTCCAGCAGGAGGTTGCCATCAGCGGCCTCAGCG TCGCCACCACGGCAGCAGTAGCGCAATGGATCACGCTTAAACAGCTGAGTAGAGATCCTGCTGCAATGCAGGTGATTAAAGCTCCCGGTGAAAGTGAAACAC TCGTCGCTTCTGACGTGCAGCGGACCCCGGACATAGAGCCGATCCAAGGTTCAG ATAATGGCAAGGTGGTGTGTAACACGGAGGGCCGCTCGCGTGACTGGTCGGAAACCTGCGAAGTCGACGGCGACGTCCGCACCAACGGCACAGCATTGTCGGTGACCCTCGTCCCAGCGAACAGGTCGTCGGAGCGCCGTGAGTGGATGATCTCACCGTACCCGCGTGGTGGCCAGAGCCTGAGGTCGGTCACCGTGACGCAGCTGCAGGACCGATCCGCCGCCCCGCCGTGCACGGTGACCCACACTATGCCTGCCGTCCTGTTCGGGATCGGGGGCTACGTCGGCAACTACTGGCATGACTACACCGACATGCTGGTGCCGCTGTTCGTCGCGTCGCGGCGGTACCACGGGGAGGTGACGTTCCTGGTCAGCAACATCCAGCACCTCCCGCGGTGGCTGGTCAAGTACAAGGCCTTGTTGCATGGTCTGTCCAAGTACGAGGTCGTGGACATGGACCGAGACGCGTATGTGCGGTGCTTCCCGCGCGTCACGGTGGGGCTCCACCTCGACAAGGAGCTAACCATCGTCCCCGAGAAGGTGCCGGGGGGCCCTCTCACCATGGCCGACTTCACGCGGTTCGTGCGCGAGACCTACGCGCTCCCACGCGGAGCACCGACCCGGGAGCCGGGCAAGAAGCCGCGGCTCCTGCTGATCCACCGGGGGGACTTCCGCCGGTTCCTGAACGAGCAGGAGATACTGCAAGCGGCAGAGGTGGCGGGGTTTGAGGCGGCGCTGTCGGAGCCGCGGGTCAACGGATCCGAGGTGGAGCAGGCGCGGCTGGTGAACTCGTTCGACGTGGTGCTGGGCATGCACGGCGCGGGGCTGACGAACGCGGTGCACCTGCCGCCGGGCGGCGTGCTGATCCAGGTGGTGCCGTACGGGAAGATGGAGTACCTCGCGAGGGCGGAGTTCAGCGAGGGCGCGACGGACATGGGGCTCAAGTACCTTGACTACAGCATGAGCGCGGAGGAGAGCTCGCTGATGGAGAAGCTCGGGCCTGAGCACCCGGCCATCAAGGACCCCGAGTCCATCCACCGCAGCGGCTGGGAGAATATGTTTGAGCTCTACCTTAAGCAGAACGCTCGCATCAACACAACCCGCTTCGCACCAACGCTGGTGCAAGCGTTCGACCACCTACGGCAGCAGTAG